The window GAACTGTTGAATTCCCTGGTCTGCTGAGGTGTCCCCCTTTGAAAGAAAAGGCTGAGAGGCTCTGATGTTTGGTAGACTAACCATTACTTCAAACCTTAGTGACTTTCTGGTTGCTGTTGAGGCTGCCATAGATCTAGAAGTCTTAAGTGGCATCACACACAAGTGGCAGGACCGAAACTAAACAAGGTAACATCTGGATCCTTCTTatctttttggttttttaaaaagtcacccaGTCCTTTAATTCCCCATGAGAAGGCTCAGGAGGAACCCACTCAAGGAGTCCGCTTGGAGTGTGAAATTCTGGTGGCATGAGCATATTTCCTAGAATGTGTGAGTGACACAGCCATGCTATATTACTGCGAGGTTTGGGGTGTTGGTATCTGGGACTGAGGCtctgtctacattagcacttttgtcggtcaggagtgtgaaaaaaaaacaacacaccaaCCGACAAATTTCACCGACaaaagcaccaatgtggacagcgctatgtcagcaggagacacttTTCTGCTGACACAGCTACCGCTGCTCAGTGacggtggtttaattatgctggcggCATAGAATAGATACATGGGAGACcgtacagcagcgcagctgcagcgcTAAAGCTCTGCCGCTGTAAGGTccgtagcatagacatagcctgagagatCACAAGCTGTTAGTGTTTCACATGCTGCTGCAGAAGCTAAAAATCCTCTTAGAGCTGCTCTGTTCTGTCTGTTGCAAAGGCTTCCGCACACCAGCTTTCAGGTCTATACTGCTTTCTCCTTTGGTCAGGCCTCTCTCCTCAGCCAGAATTAGCAGGATGCTCCTAATGGAGATCGAAACAAGTGAACTCTGGAAGCCAGCAAATGGGGGATCACATCAACGTCTCAATGAACATTGGTCTATTTGCCAGCAGAGAAGAGCTATACCCAAGCACATGGACAGGAACGACTGGAGtgagaaatatattttatattcaagACATCTTAAGAGGGCTTCATTTTCAGAAGTAAAAAATAATGTGCTCTTTgaaaaaaaacaggtttctttATGGTGTCATGTTGGCCACCAAAAAATTGGGACACCCAAAATCTCtactcagttttgaaaatttaggcctttaTTTTTAAGTGTAAGTGTGCTGCATAAACAGCAGTTTGTCTTCTCTTGAGACTTCTACATAGCTCACTCCCAATATCACAGCTGCACATAATGCTTATAACATAAGCAAAGACTCTTCTCTACAAGAATATGCTGTAAGTGGGAGCAAATGGGCCTCACTACAGGGCACCTTGAAAGTCATGCTTCCTACTGATGAGAAGGAACACAGCCACCTATGAAggctcttgctgctgctactgTAGGAGAGTTGCCTCTCCACAACAAAGTTAGTGAGGACACGGAGGAGATGGTGAGAAGGACATCTCAACCATTTCAAATTatttggataagcatccaaaccACTGAATGTTTAGCCAAACTGAGCCTTTTGAGGTCATGTTAATACATTCTCCCTTTGTTGCAGATGCAACATACTGTAAATGGAAGTGTGCGCAACAATACAGTAAAAAGTACCTTACCCTGGAAACCATTTAGCATGTTGCTCCCAAGGATCTTCATTCTGCTGCCACTCTTGCAGTCCTCCACCACAGTGAAAGCACAAAACATGATCACCATTACCTAAGGGGGCAAGTAAGTGTGATGTTGTATACTTGTCAAATAGGCTGAATATGCAAATATTTGTTCTTACAACTGAGAAAAAGAGCTTCAGCAAGTCGTGTTACTGATAAAAGCACCAAAAATGTGTCAATTTAATAATGAGCATCTAAGAATAAAAAGGATTATTTTAAACTACATGTCAATGTAATCTGTGATAACATATGGTAAGAAAAACGAAGTAGCTTCTTGGACTATTTccactttaataaaaaattacaaaaccaaGCTTACACAAATACTGCTTTACTTAACTGTATTTGGCATTAtagagatatcagaaatgcttcTATTTGCTTACAAGTCTATTACCAATAACTTCTTGTTAGTGTGTCCAACTGTTAAGTAGGCTATAAAAACCACTACCACAAAGTTTTTAAGGCAAAAGCATTTGACACAATTTCTTCTATGTTTTTGATCAGTCTTCTCTGTATTAAGTCTCAGTTCCCCTTAAACAAGAATGGAATTAATTAACAGAAACCCAATTCACAAGGACATTTACTTATTTGCCTTTTTGGTCATTGGTTTCACCAGTCAAGACTAATGGGTTCTGAACAGCAGTGACCGAGACTAAGAAGATGTGGAAGGAAATTAAATTGTCTGAGCTTTAGCAGCACAGTGCACATTACAATCAAAGACTACATCAGAAGCTGCTTACATATTAAGTGTCTTGCAATGAGAGGAGATATGGATAGAtttctcccactgaaattaagtCCTTCTCAGCCAATAGAAAGGATGCAGCTCTTGGAATTTACTCTAACAGTTAACCAGCTGGTTGGATAAGCTACCTATTTTGCATGTCttcccaatacagatcccattTGGCTGTTGAGCAGCTAGATTTTGGGGGGGATCCGACAGATTATATAAATAAGATGTCACCACTAGGTATGAATGTATTCATTTTGTGCAAGAATGTACAACAAAACACCAAAAGTTTTATTTGGAGGCCAGAGGGGATAGGAAGAAACCAAGAGAAAACAAATTAGAAAGTCAGTGCTGTAAGAGCACAAAAAATGAGAATCAAATACCATGAGAAAGCTAGAAATTATCCTTGGTAATCCCTTTCCTTCCTGAATAGTACTACTTTGCATTTCCCTTCCttccaaggatttcaaagtgATTTTCCAATATTGATTAATTAAGCCTAATATGTAATTAGTCcgattatacagatggggaaaatgatgcAGAGAGGTTAAGCAGCTTGACCAAGTCACACTAAGTTTTTAAGACTGGAAGCTTTTTGCGGCATGGACCACATATTCCAtgagtttgtacagcagctagcacaacaGACCCTGAGTGTTGACTAGAGCCTACCACAATTTAACTCtcacacaaataaaaaataagggcagagctaggaatagaacccagatttcctggcTCCTAGCACTGTGTGTGAACCACAAGACCACAATTCCTCTTTTTAGGGCAGGTCAGGATAGCTGCGGGGCAGTGTTCCATTCTTTCTAATATGATAAGATAGACAATGATTGGCATCATTAAAAGGTTAAGAGCCAAAATCTGAACTGGCATACATCCTAAAATGGGCTTAAAAGACAAAGGTCACTACTTAAGATATTCCCTTTATTTAACATTCTGCTGCTAGAAAGGAGAACGATGCGACACTTCAGATTATGTGATCATTCAAAAAGAATGCTTGATATTTTGCATGCCATCTTACAATAATAAACCAGGAGAACATACCGTATTAGTTATGTCTTAAAAACTAATTTGAGTTAAGTGAACGTAGAATTAAAAAGCATTTGAAGACTAAGGTGTTGAACAAAGGTAAAGCCTTAAATAAAAGATTTGTTTTGGCAAGTCATTCAGTGTTAAATTAATGGAGATTCTGTTTAAAATCGTGTCATGTACAAATTCTGCTGCAACGAACAGATGTGAAAACCCCATCTAGCTTACCTATACTATAGAACCCAGCTTCAGCAAGTTGCTCTTTAACAACTGAGTATCTCCAAGTCACAAATGTCTTGATCCGTGCTTCATATTCTGCCATAGATGGATTTCTTGGGTGATCTGCATCGTTTAAGCCACTCCTGCCAACCTCAGCAAAATTAGATTCACTTAGGACACTTCCAACAACATGGCTAAGGACAAAAAAGCACCTAGGAAAATGCTTCTTATGTTCTGACCAAGCTTGATCAAAAGGTTCCCAGTTTTTCAGTTTTCCACCACAACAAAAGCACTCCACTTGATCATCAACACCCGAGTAATACAGCCCAGCATTGGCTAACTCCTTTGGTGTTAATGGAGCATAGGCTGGCCAGTTGTGAAAAGACTTTAACCTAGCTTCTTCACTGCACATAGCAGGGTTCCTGGGGTACATGCAATCTGACATGTCCACAACCTGCCCAGTTCTCAAAAGATAATCTGCACTGAGATCAGATGATCTGTCAAAAGAGCACTGGAGGGTTGAATTTCCAGAACAGTTTTCAACTCTGCATTGACAGTTTTGGAGAACAGGAtgcatatctttttttaaaaaattaaattgagcAATAAATTTGcattttggggaaatttttcTGTGTCTTCCAACTGCTGAGTCTCCATGTTCCCACCCTTCAATAGTTGCATGACAGCTGAAGCACTTCACTttgtctccctctcctgtataAAAGAAGCCAGCTCGTGCTAGTGTTGATGCTGAAATAGGACAAAAATTTGGGAAGTTGGCAAAAGTCCTCAGTCTGGAGTACTCTTCAGCCATCTCTTGCCCATGGTCACAATCTGGTGTGGCACAAGCTTCAGAGTTATTGGGATTGTTACACGTCATCTCTTCTTCAAGAGTGGGGCTCTCAAATTTcctaaataaaatatgttttttaattaataatcatagacaaagcaaaaaaacaacaGATCAAACATATTCCTTATGCAACCCCTATGCAAACTGTGGGAATTAGTGGGATCAAAATATTCATCCTATTAAACGGTAAGGAagaaagactttttttctttctttgttaatAACATTTTCAAGCACAGGAACATTGCAAAAGAAATTATATGAAGACAGACAAGGAGTATTATCGTATATGAAGTTTTCTAGTAACACATGTTACGGATATCTCTTAATTGTCATCTGAATAAACAGTAAAAAGTTAACTGGAAAGCACATGTGAATAAAAAAAGTGTACGGACTAAGAAGAacattctttttattaataaggCAAACATTACGAGATTAggtctgataaaaaaaaatataacaggGATGTAAGGGGCCTCACAAAAGATATGAACGAAAAACTAAGAAAAGGCTTCAATCATGACTGTACTTACCATACAATGGTTACTGCTTCCATACATCGATTAACCCATGCCACACTCAGAATGTATTTTACTGCTCCAGTTTGGAAAGATCCATATTCAAAATCAGCCTATTATGTTACTCTTGTATAAGCAgctttacctttcttttttaattaaaaaagtgcCCATCACACCAGCTCTTAAGTGCATACCATACATAAATGAAAAGAATTggcaaatgtcaaaataaaaaaaataccctgGGATTTTAAATTTAACTGTGAAGACAAACCCCAATTTTCCTTCAGGTAAAGGTCTGAGCAAACAGACTTTACATTATTCACAGAAGGACAAACAAGATCCAAGTTCTGTCATAACAATGAGAAAAGGCAATTCTAGTCCCAAGAGTCAGAATAAACGGACTCAAACTGAAGatgtcctgcctcctcccctccaagACGATTAAATCAATGGACTTTAAAAGCAAGAGTTCATCAACTGATTTCAACTGTTGTGACAAGCACCTgaatattaatatttactttactCTGTACAGTGTCTAAAGTTCAAAATACacccatataaaacaaaatacatttgaaaaatgtttataCATAAACTTATGTTCTGTTTCCTAGATATCCCAAATGTTTCATATGTTCAGCCAATAGCCTGAATGTTGCTACATTGGTGCTGTGCTGATACCTAGTCAAGCcttaaaataaaaaggcttgCAGTTTACCAATGAACCAGCCTGAACACTAGAGACTCCTGAGTGGAGTAAACACATTTATAGATGTTGTTTCAGTATAACAGTACTCAAATATTCAAGACCAttgatatataattttttaactgGTGGTTTGGGGGAAAACAGGAGAGTGTATGCTATAAGATGGGATATGTTGAGTATGGGAAAGTTTTCTGAAAAATTCTCAACTACATTTGCCCTTTCCATTATATTGTAGCTATGGACACAACGGAGCAgtctaataaaatatttaacttaGCAACCAACTTTTCCTGGTACTGCTTTTAATAATCTTATATACATACttataagaatagccatactgggtcagaccaatgatctatctagcccagtatcctctcttctgacagtggccaatgccactgcaGAACTGTAAGCGTAGAGAAGCCCTGATTAACCAACCCCAATGAGCAAGAAGTAAGAGCGCAGAGGCAAGTGTGGGTGGGGCCTAGCCTGAAGACTCAAGTGCTTGTGGGCTCTCAGACTGAGTCTGCAGACGAGAtcactacagctgtgctgctatagtgccatagtgtagatgcttcctatatCGACAGGAGGGccttttccatcaatgtaggtaaGCCACTTCTctgagagacagtagctaggctgatggaagaattcttctctcaACCGAGCTGCATCTACACAGGGAGTTAGGCAGACCTAACTACGATGCACAAGTCATGAAATTTTCCACAGCCCTGATCGACGTAGGTAGATACATCTGGCCAAGACTATGTCTACTTAGGAGTTGGAAGGTGTAATTTCTGGCTTGAGTAGACAGACCCACTCTAGCTCTGGTTCAGCTAGTGAACTAAAAATAGAAAGGTAGTCATGGCAGTGTAAGAGGATAGCTGCCCAAGTAGCTACCTAGCATCTTGGATGAAATCATACTAGTTAGCCTGTCTTACTGCTGTGTCTGCCCATCTATCTTTAGTGCTCTAGCTCAATCAGAACTAGTGATATGTggacttgagctggaaattacacctcaagttccagtgtagacatatcttaagACCAATGGGAGCGGGCAGAGAGAAATAACAAAAACTAAAACCCCAGGTGTTTAGGAGAAAGGGATTATCACAAAGAAAAGAGTCTCTCTCAG of the Dermochelys coriacea isolate rDerCor1 chromosome 9, rDerCor1.pri.v4, whole genome shotgun sequence genome contains:
- the LOC119861110 gene encoding E3 ubiquitin-protein ligase XIAP isoform X1 yields the protein MTCNNPNNSEACATPDCDHGQEMAEEYSRLRTFANFPNFCPISASTLARAGFFYTGEGDKVKCFSCHATIEGWEHGDSAVGRHRKISPKCKFIAQFNFLKKDMHPVLQNCQCRVENCSGNSTLQCSFDRSSDLSADYLLRTGQVVDMSDCMYPRNPAMCSEEARLKSFHNWPAYAPLTPKELANAGLYYSGVDDQVECFCCGGKLKNWEPFDQAWSEHKKHFPRCFFVLSHVVGSVLSESNFAEVGRSGLNDADHPRNPSMAEYEARIKTFVTWRYSVVKEQLAEAGFYSIGNGDHVLCFHCGGGLQEWQQNEDPWEQHAKWFPGCKYLLQEKGQEFVNGVQLTLLPRDSMIEASEKTSLLTDDDLLQNQLVQDAMRMGFSLSEIKNVMEKKLQTYGENYTSVEVLVSDIINAQKEKVQEEVSSESSLQKDLSTEEKLRRLQEEKMCKICMDKDISVVFIPCGHLVACKECAEAVDKCPLCCMLITKRQKIFMY
- the LOC119861110 gene encoding E3 ubiquitin-protein ligase XIAP isoform X2, which encodes MTCNNPNNSEACATPDCDHGQEMAEEYSRLRTFANFPNFCPISASTLARAGFFYTGEGDKVKCFSCHATIEGWEHGDSAVGRHRKISPKCKFIAQFNFLKKDMHPVLQNCQCRVENCSGNSTLQCSFDRSSDLSADYLLRTGQVVDMSDCMYPRNPAMCSEEARLKSFHNWPAYAPLTPKELANAGLYYSGVDDQVECFCCGGKLKNWEPFDQAWSEHKKHFPRCFFVLSHVVGSVLSESNFAEVGRSGLNDADHPRNPSMAEYEARIKTFVTWRYSVVKEQLAEAGFYSIGNGDHVLCFHCGGGLQEWQQNEDPWEQHAKWFPGCKYLLQEKGQEFVNGVQLTLLPRDSMMLLPEPRQTHLWEPSPGYKKPMTWAYGNPSPQILQHSCAGSGTSFRSVVGNLRPVRVIRWWTMRQCLH